The following proteins are co-located in the Halococcus hamelinensis 100A6 genome:
- a CDS encoding DUF7692 domain-containing protein, which translates to MRIKTDGKHEYRVDQLRQIMQATEEGTKSGAFDFSTEFTLRMLENLDQALHHSDMTEELAEVLSTPTVDLTYRIEANLDVNPSRRARADE; encoded by the coding sequence ATGCGAATCAAAACTGATGGGAAGCACGAGTATCGAGTCGATCAATTGCGCCAGATCATGCAAGCTACTGAAGAAGGGACCAAATCAGGGGCCTTCGACTTCTCGACCGAATTCACGCTGAGAATGCTGGAGAATCTCGATCAGGCTCTCCACCACTCCGACATGACCGAAGAGCTTGCGGAGGTTCTCTCAACTCCCACAGTGGATTTGACCTATCGAATAGAGGCCAACCTCGATGTGAATCCAAGCCGGCGGGCGCGAGCGGATGAGTGA
- a CDS encoding MarR family transcriptional regulator: MSTDVGTAEDTEARELVHFVTQQTRFTLLNNILQHPDQLPSMYELEQLNPSISDATVYKHIQKLIDAGIVKEAALSDDKRRQGYPWKFYGVSDAGREFLDEHNLLEAEETLQRIYETISDKSKKMIKYENAPRPH, encoded by the coding sequence ATGAGTACCGACGTGGGGACTGCTGAAGACACGGAGGCGCGTGAGCTCGTCCACTTCGTAACTCAACAGACGCGATTTACGCTGCTCAACAACATCCTCCAGCACCCCGACCAGCTGCCGTCGATGTACGAACTCGAGCAGTTGAACCCAAGCATTAGCGACGCCACTGTCTACAAGCACATCCAGAAACTGATCGACGCTGGCATCGTCAAGGAGGCTGCGCTTTCGGACGACAAACGTCGGCAGGGCTATCCCTGGAAGTTCTACGGCGTGAGCGACGCGGGCCGAGAGTTCCTCGACGAACACAACCTACTGGAGGCCGAGGAAACCCTTCAACGCATCTACGAGACGATTTCCGACAAGTCCAAGAAGATGATCAAGTACGAGAACGCGCCGCGCCCCCACTGA
- a CDS encoding RNA ligase family protein: MKVYPKIPRYDHPVVPAELFDVEDLTLVEKFDGSAFRFTLYDERYAEWYPDQVASAADGDGGLVFGTRKAIRGNHRDSLDEIDGALHRAVRCLREGVDIATLRTLHDEYEGPLIVYAENLVYSTLDYGYTDRDLPALVGFDVLPYVAVETMTSPGNPYEETFEGFLDTETAWEIFERIRVDTAPTASSFVPATILEHLDDGFDPETYTFPASSLAEEMQVEGVVVRSDASARRAKLVREEFRELNREQFGQQPEDAESGAEYVVATYCTPARIRKQVRTMVVEEGREFGLHLNDDLYPRVVEDIWAEDWPELMELDVSFTPADVYPLVAKRCITELRKMQTNAELNDTDPTEIWQHLS, translated from the coding sequence ATGAAGGTGTATCCGAAAATCCCGCGCTACGACCATCCGGTTGTCCCAGCGGAGTTGTTCGACGTCGAAGATCTGACCCTCGTCGAGAAGTTCGACGGGAGCGCGTTCCGGTTCACGCTGTATGATGAACGATACGCGGAGTGGTATCCGGACCAAGTTGCCAGTGCAGCCGATGGCGATGGAGGTCTCGTCTTCGGGACGCGGAAGGCCATCCGAGGCAATCATCGCGACTCGTTGGATGAGATCGACGGTGCGCTGCATCGTGCGGTTCGCTGCCTCCGCGAGGGCGTCGATATCGCTACTCTCCGAACGCTTCACGACGAGTACGAGGGGCCGCTGATCGTGTACGCCGAGAATCTCGTGTATTCGACGCTCGATTACGGATACACTGATCGCGACCTGCCTGCGCTAGTTGGCTTTGACGTCCTCCCGTATGTGGCAGTCGAGACGATGACGTCACCGGGGAATCCCTACGAGGAAACCTTCGAGGGCTTTCTCGACACCGAGACTGCGTGGGAGATATTCGAGCGCATCCGCGTCGATACTGCCCCGACCGCCTCGTCGTTCGTTCCGGCAACGATTCTCGAGCACCTCGACGATGGGTTCGATCCGGAGACGTACACGTTTCCGGCATCGTCGCTGGCTGAGGAGATGCAGGTCGAAGGTGTCGTGGTGCGAAGCGACGCCTCGGCGCGTCGCGCGAAACTGGTCCGCGAGGAGTTCAGGGAGTTGAACCGCGAACAGTTCGGACAGCAACCCGAGGATGCGGAGTCGGGGGCCGAATACGTGGTTGCGACGTACTGCACGCCGGCGCGGATCCGGAAACAGGTTCGGACGATGGTCGTCGAGGAAGGACGTGAGTTCGGCCTGCATCTGAACGACGACCTCTACCCCCGCGTGGTTGAGGATATTTGGGCCGAAGACTGGCCGGAACTGATGGAACTCGATGTTTCATTCACACCTGCTGACGTGTATCCGTTGGTCGCTAAGCGCTGTATCACCGAGCTCCGGAAAATGCAGACGAACGCCGAACTGAACGACACCGATCCCACCGAGATCTGGCAGCATCTCTCGTGA